Proteins encoded in a region of the Pelmatolapia mariae isolate MD_Pm_ZW linkage group LG16_19, Pm_UMD_F_2, whole genome shotgun sequence genome:
- the LOC134645038 gene encoding gamma-crystallin M3-like: MGKIIFYEDRNFQGRSYECMSDCPDMSSYLSRCHSCRVESGCFMVYDRPNFMGNQYFMRRGEYADYMSMMGMSGGIRSCRMIPMYRGQFRMRIYERENFGGQMYELMDDCDSIMDRYRMSDCQSCHVMDGHWLMYEQPHYRGRMMYLRPGEYRSFSQMGMSGMRFMSMRRIMDMC; encoded by the exons ATGGGCAAA ATCATCTTCTACGAGGACAGGAACTTCCAGGGTCGCTCCTATGAGTGCATGAGCGACTGTCCCGACATGTCCTCCTACCTGAGCAGGTGTCACTCCTGCAGGGTGGAGAGTGGCTGCTTCATGGTCTATGACCGCCCCAACTTCATGGGAAACCAGTATTTCATGAGGAGGGGCGAGTACGCTGACTACATGAGCATGATGGGCATGAGTGGTGGTATCAGATCTTGCCGTATGATCCCCATG TACAGAGGCCAGTTCAGGATGAGGATCTATGAGAGGGAGAACTTCGGTGGTCAGATGTACGAGCTGATGGACGACTGCGACAGCATCATGGACCGCTACCGCATGTCCGACTGCCAGTCCTGCCACGTGATGGATGGCCACTGGCTGATGTACGAGCAGCCCCACTACAGAGGCAGGATGATGTACCTGAGGCCCGGAGAGTACAGGAGCTTCAGTCAGATGGGAATGAGCGGAATGAGGTTCATGAGCATGAGGCGCATCATGGACATGTgctaa
- the LOC134645037 gene encoding gamma-crystallin M3-like produces MGRIIFYEDRNFQGRSYECMSDCSDMSSYLSRCHSCRVESGCFMVYDRPNFMGNQYFMRRGEYSDYMSMMGMRDCIRSCRMIPMYRGQFRMRIYERENFGGQMYELMDDCDSIMDRYRMSDCMSCNVMDGHWLMYEQPHYRGRMMYLRPGEYRSFREMGMSGMRFMSMRRIMDMC; encoded by the exons ATGGGCAGA ATCATCTTCTACGAGGACAGGAACTTCCAGGGTCGCTCCTATGAGTGCATGAGCGACTGCTCTGACATGTCCTCCTACCTGAGCAGGTGTCACTCCTGCAGGGTGGAGAGTGGCTGCTTCATGGTCTATGACCGCCCCAACTTCATGGGAAACCAATATTTCATGAGGAGGGGCGAGTACTCAGACTACATGAGCATGATGGGCATGAGGGACTGCATCAGGTCTTGCCGTATGATCCCCATG TACAGAGGCCAGTTCAGGATGAGGATCTATGAGAGGGAGAACTTTGGTGGTCAGATGTACGAGCTGATGGACGACTGCGACAGCATCATGGACCGCTACCGCATGTCCGACTGCATGTCCTGCAACGTGATGGATGGCCACTGGCTGATGTACGAGCAGCCCCACTACAGAGGCAGGATGATGTACCTGAGGCCCGGAGAGTACAGGAGCTTCAGGGAGATGGGAATGAGCGGGATGAGGTTCATGAGCATGAGGCGTATCATGGACATGTGCTAA
- the crygs3 gene encoding crystallin, gamma S3 isoform X1: MDRVGKIVFYEDRNFQGRYYECSSDCPELNAHFSHCNSIRVDSGSWVLYERPNYMGYQYILTRGEYPDYQSWMGYNDSIRSCRIIRNTSGAFRVRVYERPDFSGQMLDCTEDENNLPDRWHHREVHSAQVQDGAWVFYELPNYRGRQYLLERGEYRRFNEWAAMSPNVGSFRRVHDI, from the exons ATGGACCGTGTGGGAAAG ATCGTGTTTTATGAAGACAGAAACTTCCAAGGTCGCTATTATGAGTGCAGCAGTGACTGTCCAGAGCTGAACGCCCATTTCAGTCACTGCAACTCTATCCGCGTGGATAGTGGGTCCTGGGTACTCTACGAGAGGCCTAACTACATGGGCTACCAGTACATACTGACCAGGGGGGAGTATCCAGATTATCAGAGCTGGATGGGCTACAATGACAGCATCAGGTCATGTCGGATCATACGGAAC ACCTCTGGTGCATTCAGGGTCCGTGTTTATGAGCGTCCTGACTTCAGCGGTCAGATGTTGGACTGCACTGAAGATGAGAACAACCTGCCCGACCGCTGGCACCACCGCGAGGTTCACTCTGCCCAAGTGCAGGATGGCGCCTGGGTCTTCTACGAGCTTCCCAACTATCGTGGACGCCAGTATCTCCTGGAAAGAGGAGAGTACCGCCGCTTCAATGAGTGGGCTGCCATGAGTCCCAATGTGGGGTCTTTCCGCCGTGTCCATGACATTTAG
- the LOC134644551 gene encoding gamma-crystallin S-1-like translates to MEKIVFFEDQDFKGKSYDCKGDSADLHGYIRRCNSVKVEGGWWVLYERNNFTGYQYVIGPGEYNNYGSWMGFNDCVRSCRIIRNPKGPYKLMLYERLNFIGQSLELTESIKSVQDKWIRQEVQSCKVLEGTWVFFEHPNFSGRQYLLEKGEYHHCSEWGALKAVVGSIRRIIQA, encoded by the exons ATGGAGAAG ATTGTGTTTTTTGAAGATCAGGACTTCAAAGGAAAGTCCTATGACTGCAAAGGGGACTCAGCAGACCTGCATGGTTACATCCGCCGATGCAATTCAGTGAAAGTAGAAGGTGGCTGGTGGGTTCTGTACGAGCGCAACAACTTCACCGGCTACCAATATGTCATTGGTCCAGGAGAGTACAATAATTACGGCTCCTGGATGGGATTCAATGACTGTGTAAGATCCTGCAGGATCATCAGAAAT CCCAAAGGGCCCTACAAGCTGATGCTGTATGAACGACTTAACTTTATTGGCCAATCTCTGGAGCTGACAGAAAGCATAAAGTCAGTCCAGGACAAATGGATCCGGCAAGAAGTCCAGTCCTGCAAGGTTCTAGAGGGGACCTGGGTGTTCTTTGAACACCCCAACTTCAGCGGCCGTCAGTACCTGCTGGAGAAAGGGGAGTACCACCACTGCTCAGAGTGGGGAGCTCTGAAAGCAGTTGTAGGCTCCATCAGAAGAATCATACAGGCTTAA
- the LOC134645036 gene encoding gamma-crystallin M3-like, translated as MGRIIFYEDRNFQGRSYETSSDCAELTSYLSRCNSCRVESGCFMVYERSNYMGHQMLVRRGEYPDNQRLMGMSMSDCIRSCRMIPMHRGPFRMKIYERDNFGGQMYELMDDCDNIMDRYRMSDCQSANVMDGHWLMYEQPHYRGRMMYLRPGEYRSFREMGMGPTDMRIGSIRRIMESC; from the exons ATGGGCAGA atCATCTTCTATGAGGACAGGAATTTTCAGGGTCGCTCCTATGAGACCAGCAGTGACTGTGCTGAGCTCACCTCCTACCTGAGCCGCTGCAACTCCTGTAGGGTGGAGAGCGGCTGTTTCATGGTGTACGAACGTTCCAACTACATGGGCCACCAGATGCTGGTGAGAAGGGGAGAGTACCCTGACAACCAGCGGCTGATGGGAATGAGCATGAGCGACTGCATCCGTTCCTGCCGCATGATTCCCATG CACAGAGGGCCTTTCAGGATGAAGATCTATGAGAGGGATAACTTCGGTGGTCAGATGTACGAGCTGATGGACGACTGCGACAACATCATGGACCGCTACCGCATGTCTGACTGCCAGTCTGCCAACGTGATGGATGGCCACTGGCTGATGTACGAGCAGCCTCATTACAGAGGCAGGATGATGTACCTGAGACCTGGAGAGTACAGGAGCTTCAGGGAGATGGGGATGGGTCCCACGGACATGAGGATTGGATCCATCAGACGTATCATGGAATCCTGTTAG
- the LOC134645039 gene encoding gamma-crystallin M3-like has translation MGKIIFYEDRNFQGRSYECMSDCSDMSSYLSRCNSCRVENGCFMVYDRPNYMGNQYFLRRGEYSDYMSFGMSDSIRSCRLIPQHRGSYRMRIYERENFQGPNHELMDDCDNIMDRYSLSDCQSCNVIDGHWLMYEQPHYRGRMVYLRPGEYRSLRDIGYSGMRLSSARRIMDSC, from the exons ATGGGCAAG ATCATCTTCTACGAGGACAGGAACTTCCAGGGTCGCTCCTATGAGTGCATGAGCGACTGCTCTGACATGTCCTCCTACCTGAGCCGCTGCAACTCCTGCAGGGTGGAGAACGGCTGCTTCATGGTCTACGATCGCCCCAACTATATGGGGAACCAGTATTTTCTGAGAAGGGGCGAGTACTCAGATTACATGTCTTTTGGCATGAGTGACTCTATCCGATCCTGCCGATTAATTCCTCAG CACCGAGGCTCTTACAGGATGAGGATCTATGAGAGGGAGAACTTCCAGGGCCCGAATCACGAGCTGATGGACGACTGTGACAACATCATGGACCGCTACAGCCTGTCTGACTGCCAGTCCTGCAATGTGATAGATGGCCACTGGCTGATGTACGAGCAGCCCCACTACAGAGGCAGGATGGTCTACCTGAGACCTGGAGAGTACAGGAGCTTGAGAGATATCGGATATAGTGGCATGAGGCTCAGCTCTGCTAGACGTATAATGGATTCCTGTTGA
- the LOC134644552 gene encoding gamma-crystallin M2-like, which produces MPIMEHPKPTVTLIFVYSSVQIAFFEDKNFQGCSHECSTDSPDLTSYFSRCNSIKVDSGCWVLYEHPNYTGSQYILSPGEYPDHQHWMGFNDSIKSCRSIKNVYGKSWKIRFYDKQDFGGQAAECVEDCPSVYETFKFRELRSCVVMDGAWVLYEQPDYHGHQYFLERGEYPNYTDWGANSPAAGSFRMITEL; this is translated from the exons ATGCCCATCATGGAGCATCCTAAGCCAACAGTGACCT TAATTTTTGTATATTCATCTGTCCAGATTGCGTTCTTTGAAGACAAGAACTTCCAAGGCTGTAGTCATGAGTGCAGTACTGACAGTCCTGACCTGACCTCATATTTTAGTCGCTGCAATTCCATTAAGGTGGATAGCGGGTGCTGGGTGCTGTATGAGCATCCCAACTACACAGGCTCCCAGTACATCCTGAGCCCGGGTGAATACCCCGATCACCAGCATTGGATGGGATTCAACGATAGCATCAAGTCATGTCGTTCAATTAAAAAC GTCTATGGAAAATCCTGGAAGATCAGATTCTACGACAAGCAGGATTTTGGAGGCCAGGCAGCTGAGTGTGTCGAAGACTGCCCTTCAGTTTATGAGACCTTCAAGTTTCGGGAATTGCGCTCCTGCGTAGTGATGGATGGTGCATGGGTCCTGTATGAGCAACCAGACTACCATGGACACCAGTATTTCCTGGAACGTGGAGAGTACCCCAACTATACAGACTGGGGCGCCAACTCCCCTGCTGCAGGATCCTTCCGAATGATCACAGAACTCtag
- the LOC134644295 gene encoding gamma-crystallin M2-like, with the protein MGRIIFYEDRNFQGRSYECMSDCSDMSNYLSRCHSCRVESGCFMVYDRPNFMGNQYFMRRGEYADYMSMMGMRDCIRSCRMIPMHRGQFRMRIYERENFGGQMYELMDDCDNIMDRYRMSDCMSCHVMDGHWLMYEQPHYRGRMMYLRPGEYRSFSQMGMSGMRFMSMRRIMDM; encoded by the exons ATGGGCAGG ATCATCTTCTACGAGGACAGGAACTTCCAGGGTCGCTCCTATGAGTGCATGAGCGACTGCTCTGACATGTCCAACTACCTGAGCAGGTGTCACTCCTGCAGGGTGGAGAGTGGCTGCTTCATGGTCTATGACCGCCCCAACTTCATGGGAAACCAGTATTTCATGAGGAGGGGCGAGTACGCTGACTACATGAGCATGATGGGCATGAGGGACTGCATCAGGTCTTGCCGTATGATCCCCATG CACAGAGGCCAGTTCAGGATGAGGATCTATGAGAGGGAGAACTTCGGTGGTCAGATGTACGAGCTGATGGACGACTGCGACAACATCATGGACCGCTACCGCATGTCCGACTGCATGTCCTGCCACGTGATGGATGGCCACTGGCTGATGTACGAGCAGCCCCACTACAGAGGCAGGATGATGTACCTGAGGCCCGGAGAGTACAGGAGCTTCAGTCAGATGGGAATGAGCGGAATGAGGTTCATGAGCATGAGGCGCATCAtggacatgtaa
- the crygs3 gene encoding crystallin, gamma S3 isoform X2, whose protein sequence is MSNENIVFYEDRNFQGRYYECSSDCPELNAHFSHCNSIRVDSGSWVLYERPNYMGYQYILTRGEYPDYQSWMGYNDSIRSCRIIRNTSGAFRVRVYERPDFSGQMLDCTEDENNLPDRWHHREVHSAQVQDGAWVFYELPNYRGRQYLLERGEYRRFNEWAAMSPNVGSFRRVHDI, encoded by the exons atgtctaatgaaaat ATCGTGTTTTATGAAGACAGAAACTTCCAAGGTCGCTATTATGAGTGCAGCAGTGACTGTCCAGAGCTGAACGCCCATTTCAGTCACTGCAACTCTATCCGCGTGGATAGTGGGTCCTGGGTACTCTACGAGAGGCCTAACTACATGGGCTACCAGTACATACTGACCAGGGGGGAGTATCCAGATTATCAGAGCTGGATGGGCTACAATGACAGCATCAGGTCATGTCGGATCATACGGAAC ACCTCTGGTGCATTCAGGGTCCGTGTTTATGAGCGTCCTGACTTCAGCGGTCAGATGTTGGACTGCACTGAAGATGAGAACAACCTGCCCGACCGCTGGCACCACCGCGAGGTTCACTCTGCCCAAGTGCAGGATGGCGCCTGGGTCTTCTACGAGCTTCCCAACTATCGTGGACGCCAGTATCTCCTGGAAAGAGGAGAGTACCGCCGCTTCAATGAGTGGGCTGCCATGAGTCCCAATGTGGGGTCTTTCCGCCGTGTCCATGACATTTAG